TCATTCCCTTTTTTGTGAAGTGATTTTTTCGGCTATAATAGATAAGGTAGGTTATTATTCATCAGCGAAGAAAACGGAGTGATTGATGTGGGAGTTAAGCATGGCAGGGATTATAGTGAAATTCTTGTTGAACTGACAGGAGCCGTTGGACGGATTGCAGACGGGTACATTTTTTTTGAGATGGAGTCTGAAGAGTGGGCGAATCTGCCGGAGGAATCGAAGCAGGAGGTCTGGGAGGCGCTTGCGGAGGACCTGTTCTACGCACTGGGCAATGAGCCGGTCATTCAGGTGGGCAGCGGAGTTGTAATGTACGATAAAGAAACACACCGCATTAATATTTTGCTGGGCGATGAGGATCTGGCTTCGGTGGTTCTTGTATAAGCAGGCGGAATTGTGGCAGCGGGTTTGTTCCGGGCTTCCGGCCATGTTAAAATTGGAAGTGGAGTACTAATTGCCGGGATGTCAGAATACACTTAATCAAAAAATCTTTGGCCTGGCACATCCCTTGGACTTTTAGAAGCTGAGGGATGTTTTATTTAACTTAGCAAGGGAGGAAACGAATTGCAATTAACTGAGGAAGAACTGCAGGAGCAGATCAGCAAGCTTGAGGGCTGGAAGCTGGAGAGGGATAGGCTGGTACGCAAATATATGTTCAATGAATATATGAAGGGAATTGCTTTTGTGGATGAGGTGGCTGCCATTTCGGAGGCCTTTGACCATCACCCGCATATCACCATTGATTACAAGACCGTTGTGCTGCGGATGGCTGCAGATGTAGAGAAGCTCGATCTCCGCCAGGCTCGTGAATTTAATGAGGCGTTTGAGAAGAACCGCTAGAGGACAAGGCCCTTATGAAGACGACAGGAATACCTGATCAATAGAAAT
This genomic interval from Paenibacillus sp. FSL H8-0332 contains the following:
- a CDS encoding 4a-hydroxytetrahydrobiopterin dehydratase, which encodes MQLTEEELQEQISKLEGWKLERDRLVRKYMFNEYMKGIAFVDEVAAISEAFDHHPHITIDYKTVVLRMAADVEKLDLRQAREFNEAFEKNR